One Rouxiella sp. S1S-2 genomic window, TGCTGCTCTTGCGTTGCAAAAGCGTAATGTCGCGTGCCGAGGGTGTGGGATGAGGGCCTTCTGCGGCTAAACCTCCGCGCGTTTTCAGGCTGGGGTCGATGCCCCATTCCTGCTGAAAAGCTTTAATATTCAGACTGGACGAGGGTTCCACGTGGCTGAGATATTCTGCGGTATCAAAACCAATGCCGCCCGCGCCGATGATGGCCACCCGTTGACCCACCGGTTTTTTATCACGCAGTACGTCAAGATAAGTGAGTACGCTCGGGTGGTCGATACCGGTAATTTTTGGCAGGCGCGGTAAAATCCCGCAAGCGAGAATGACCTCATCAAATTCCGCCAGCGTATCCGCCTCCACCTTTTCGCCCAGTTCAAGTTGCACACTGAGCAGGCTAAGCTGACGCGAGAAGTAGCGCAGAGTCTGATAAAACTCCTCTTTACCCGGAATTTGCTTGGCGATATTAAACTGCCCGCCAATTTCCTGCTGGGCATCAAACAGGGTCACACAGTGCCCGCGTTGGGCAGCGGCAGTGGCAAACGCTAACCCTGCCGGACCTGCACCCACCACGGCGAGCCGTTTAGGCCGCTCGGTGGCAACAATCGGCATGTGTGTTTCGCGGCAGGCGCGTGGATTGACCAGACACGAGGTCAACTCACCCATGAAGATCTGGTCAAGGCAGGCCTGATTACAGCCAATGCAGGTGTTAATTTCGTCGGCGCGATTTTCAGCGGCTTTTTGCACAAACTGTGGGTCGGCGAGAAACGGGCGCGCCATAGAAACCATGTCGGCGTCGCCGCGCGCGAGTATGTCCTCAGCAACCTGCGGATCGTTAATTCGGTTGGTGGTGATCAGCGGAATAGTCACTTTACCCATGAGACGATGAGTGACCCAGCTGAATCCGGCGCGAGGAACGCGGGTTGCAATGGTCGGAATGCGCGCTTCGTGCCAGCCGATCCCGGTATTAATCAGCGTTGCACCAGCGCGCTCAATCTCCACCGCCAACTGCTCAATTTCATGCCAGTCAGAACCCTGTTCCACCAGGTCCAGCATCGAGAGTCGGTAAATAATGATAAATTCGACACCACAGCGGGCACGCACGCGGCGCACGGTTTCAATCGCAAACCGCATACGATTCTCTGGGCTACCTCCCCATTGGTCCTCGCGCTGGTTGGTACGTGCGGTCAGAAACTGATTAATCAAATACCCCTCTGAGCCCATGATCTCTACGCCGTCATAGCCTGCCTGCTGCGCCAGCGCTGCACATTGCGAAAAATCTTCGAGAGTTTGTTCTATTTGTTGGTCACTCAGCGCCTGCGGTGAAAAACGGTTGATCGGTGCCTGCAGCGCTGAGGGCGCCACGGGGTTAGGCTGATAGCTGTAGCGCCCGGCGTGAAGAATTTGCAGCGCAATCTTTCCGCCGGCGTTGTGCACGGCGTCCGTCACGATTTGGTGAGGCGCAATTTGTGAAGCGTGATTAAATATCGCGCCCCCTTGATACACCACGCCCTGAACATTGGGCGCAATGCCTCCGGTCACAATCAGCGCAACCCCCGCGGCGGCTCTTTCCGCATAGAAGGCCGCCATACGCTGCGGACCGTCTTCTTTTTCCTCCAAACCGGTGTGCATTGAGCCCATCAGGACGCGGTTTTTCAACTGGGTAAAGCCGAGATCAAGTGGCGCAAGCAAATGAGGATAGGGGACGGATTGATTATTCATAACGGGCTCCATCAATAAATTCCGCCATACCCATAAATTTGGGCAATAAATTAAGTGGTCGGATGAGATGGGGTTAAATCTACCGCTTGCCGTGTGGCTTTCAAATAAAGGCTGCTGTGATTGTGATAGGGGTCATAAATAATGCGGGAAAGAGGCAGGAGTACTCGCCTCTCGGGTAGTTAACGGCCCGAGAGGCGATATTGGCTGGGTTTAGAAGATTATTGCAGCTGGAAGCTGCTTTGCTTAACGTTCTGAGAATCTAAGCCAACAAAAATGTTGAATTTACCCGGCTGTGAAGCCCATTTCAGCTGGTTGTCGAAATAGCGAAGATCTTTTTCTTCCAGGCTGAAGGTCACACGTTTTTCTTCACCGGGCTGCAGGTAAATTTTTTCAAAGCCGCGCAGCTCTTTCACCGGACGACTGATCGAAGCGGTAACGTCTTGCATATACAGTTGCACCACGGTTGCGCCCGCGACTTTGCCGGTATTTTTAACCATCACGCTGGCCTTGATGTCGCCTTTCGCCGCAAGCGTGGTGGCAGACAGGGTAATATCCGAGACGCTGAACTCGGTATAGCTCAGTCCATAGCCGAAGGGGAACAGCGGGCCGTTAGGCGTATCAAAGTAACGCGAGGTATATTTATCGGGTTTTTGAGGATTGAACGGTCTTCCGGTGTTCAACATACTGTTATAAATAGGAATTTGCCCCACATCGCGCGGGAAGGTCATCGGCAGTTTGCCGGACGGGTTGTAGTCGCCAAACAGTACGTCGGCGATGGCATGACCTCCCTCGGTGCCGCTAAACCAGGTTTCCAGCATGGCGCTGGAGATGTCGTTTTCCCAGCTTAAGGTCAACGGGCGGCCGTTCATCAGCACCAACACCAGCGGTTTTCCTGTGGCCTTTAACGCGCTGAGCAGTGCTCGCTGAGCTTCAGGAATGTTGATATCCGTTCTGCTCGAGGCTTCGCTGGACATGCCCTGTGACTCACCGACCACCGCGACGACGATGTCGGCTTTTTCGGCCGTTTTAACGGCTTCATCGATCATCTGCTGCGGCGTTCGCGGATCGTTGGTTACCGCTTTGTCATAGGAGTTCAGGAAATCATAAATGTTTTTATCGTTGGTAATATTGGATCCACGGGCATAAAGCAGGGTCGCTCTATCGCCAAGAGCATCTTGCATACCTTTAAGCACGGTAACGGACTGCTTGGCCACGCCTGCCGCCGACCAACTGCCCATCATGTCACGCTGACTGTCTGCCAGCGGCCCAATAAGCGCAATGGTGCCTTTTTTCTGCAACGGCAGAGTCTGATTCTCATTTTTTAGCAGCACTAACGAGGTACGGGCAACTTCTCGCGCCTCTTTGCGGTGTAAGCGACTTTCGGCGTTAGTATCGACAGGGTCCGATGAGACAGGGCCCAGATGGCGATACGGACTGACAAACAGGCCCATGTCCCACTTGGCCGTTAATACGTCACGCACCGCGCTGTCGATGTCCTTTTGCGATATCAGCCCATCTTTAAGTAAGCCTTTAAGATATTTGCCATACATGTTGTCGGCCATGTCCATATCAACACCGGCTTTCAGCGCCATTGCGGCCGCCTGACGGTCGTTCTCCGCTACGCCGTGTTTAACTAATCCGCCAATTGCACCGTGGTCACTGACCGTTAGCCCGTGAAATTTCCACTGGTCACGTAAAATGTCTTTTAACAGCCAGGAATTTGAGGTGGCCGGTACGCCATTCACCGAGTTGAGTGCAACCATTACCCCGCCGGCTCCGGCGTCCAGGGCTGCTTTATAGGGAGGCATATAGTCGTTAAACATCCGCGACAGACTCATATCAACGGTGTTGTATTCACGCCCGCCTTCCACCGCGCCATACAGAGCAAAATGTTTAACGTTAGCCATGACATTGTTCGGGGCTGAAGGATCACTGCCCTGATAGGCTTTGACCGTTTCATAGGCTAGGCGCGAGGTGAGATAGGTGTCTTCGCCAAAACCTTCAGAAACGCGGCCCCAGCGCGGGTCTCGGGTAATATCGACCATCGGTGAAAAGGTCATGTTCAGGCCATCAGCCGCCGTTTCTTCGGCAGAAATGCGCGCGCTCAGCGCGACGGCGCTCATGTCCCAGCTGGCAGCTAACCCCAGACTGATAGGGAATACGGTGCGTTGACCGTGCACGACGTCATAGGCATAAAAAGGCGGGATTTTCAGTCGGCTGTATTGCACCTGATCTTGCATCTGACGAATATCATGCTTGGTGACGGTGTTAAAAACGCCGCCAACCTTATCCGCACGAATATCGGCGATAATTTGTTCCCTGGGATTCTCGGGGCCCACGCTGACGAGGTTGAGCTGGCCGATTTTATCGTCCAAGGTCATTTTTTTCATCAGGTTTGAGATGAAGACATCGCGCGCCTTACCCTGTAACTGAGGTATACCCGTATCTATAGGGGCTGGCGGTGCGTTTTGAGCATAAAGCGGTGAGCTAAACAGTAAAACAACGGCGCTAATCAAGTAATGCGGTTTCATTCAAGATCCCTTATCCCAACTTCTTCTACCCGGCCAATGGCTTAAAGGGTGATGGAAAGCTTAATAATTTTTTTTGAAGTAAGGGTGAATCTAATACGGGAATTTGCGATTTAGCAATTAATAACTCTGCTAAACAACTCATTATTTAATTTCTATGGATAAAGATCGCAATTTGCTTTAAAGCATTGAGGAGAGGAATGACAGCGAGAACCGGCAGGCACTCGCTTAACGGCAGATTCC contains:
- a CDS encoding NADPH-dependent 2,4-dienoyl-CoA reductase — translated: MNNQSVPYPHLLAPLDLGFTQLKNRVLMGSMHTGLEEKEDGPQRMAAFYAERAAAGVALIVTGGIAPNVQGVVYQGGAIFNHASQIAPHQIVTDAVHNAGGKIALQILHAGRYSYQPNPVAPSALQAPINRFSPQALSDQQIEQTLEDFSQCAALAQQAGYDGVEIMGSEGYLINQFLTARTNQREDQWGGSPENRMRFAIETVRRVRARCGVEFIIIYRLSMLDLVEQGSDWHEIEQLAVEIERAGATLINTGIGWHEARIPTIATRVPRAGFSWVTHRLMGKVTIPLITTNRINDPQVAEDILARGDADMVSMARPFLADPQFVQKAAENRADEINTCIGCNQACLDQIFMGELTSCLVNPRACRETHMPIVATERPKRLAVVGAGPAGLAFATAAAQRGHCVTLFDAQQEIGGQFNIAKQIPGKEEFYQTLRYFSRQLSLLSVQLELGEKVEADTLAEFDEVILACGILPRLPKITGIDHPSVLTYLDVLRDKKPVGQRVAIIGAGGIGFDTAEYLSHVEPSSSLNIKAFQQEWGIDPSLKTRGGLAAEGPHPTPSARDITLLQRKSSKVGAGLGKTTGWIHRASLLARGVHMQNGVTYERIDGEGLHIIREGEAYCLAVDNVIICAGQESQRSLSEPLRQRGKIVHLIGGADVAVELDARRAIDQGTRLGLTI
- the bglX gene encoding beta-glucosidase BglX, producing the protein MKPHYLISAVVLLFSSPLYAQNAPPAPIDTGIPQLQGKARDVFISNLMKKMTLDDKIGQLNLVSVGPENPREQIIADIRADKVGGVFNTVTKHDIRQMQDQVQYSRLKIPPFYAYDVVHGQRTVFPISLGLAASWDMSAVALSARISAEETAADGLNMTFSPMVDITRDPRWGRVSEGFGEDTYLTSRLAYETVKAYQGSDPSAPNNVMANVKHFALYGAVEGGREYNTVDMSLSRMFNDYMPPYKAALDAGAGGVMVALNSVNGVPATSNSWLLKDILRDQWKFHGLTVSDHGAIGGLVKHGVAENDRQAAAMALKAGVDMDMADNMYGKYLKGLLKDGLISQKDIDSAVRDVLTAKWDMGLFVSPYRHLGPVSSDPVDTNAESRLHRKEAREVARTSLVLLKNENQTLPLQKKGTIALIGPLADSQRDMMGSWSAAGVAKQSVTVLKGMQDALGDRATLLYARGSNITNDKNIYDFLNSYDKAVTNDPRTPQQMIDEAVKTAEKADIVVAVVGESQGMSSEASSRTDINIPEAQRALLSALKATGKPLVLVLMNGRPLTLSWENDISSAMLETWFSGTEGGHAIADVLFGDYNPSGKLPMTFPRDVGQIPIYNSMLNTGRPFNPQKPDKYTSRYFDTPNGPLFPFGYGLSYTEFSVSDITLSATTLAAKGDIKASVMVKNTGKVAGATVVQLYMQDVTASISRPVKELRGFEKIYLQPGEEKRVTFSLEEKDLRYFDNQLKWASQPGKFNIFVGLDSQNVKQSSFQLQ